A single window of Salvia splendens isolate huo1 chromosome 8, SspV2, whole genome shotgun sequence DNA harbors:
- the LOC121744272 gene encoding AT-hook motif nuclear-localized protein 1-like: protein MEEKEGINGSGITVGGDEAPQSYSVEPTVENSSNFVGSATPPPTAAASTGNVKKKRGRPRKYAPDGSIVALSPMPISASIPLTGDYPGWKQSGGHPVDSFKKKHKLDFANAGGTMAYPVGGSFTPHMITVNSGEDIMMKIISFSQQVSRAICLLAANGAISNVTLRQPNSSGGTLTYEGRFEILSLTGSFIPSDNGVTKSRSGGLSVSLAGPDGRVLGGGLAGMLVAASPVQIVIGSFVPGGGSHAQLEQKPKKPKYEQTISFGAIPANPISEAPYSGPKASLTTSVSFHGDNLSSVNSIHGSKIADPGNNVSFPGDESREQNHDLTC from the exons ATGGAGGAAAAAGAAGGGATAAATGGTTCAGGCATCACAGTAGGAGGTGATGAAGCCCCTCAAAGCTACAGTGTTGAGCCAACAGTTGAAAATTCCAGCAACTTTGTTGGATCAGCCACTCCTCCGCCAACTGCAGCTGCATCCACGGGGAatgtgaagaagaagagagggagGCCAAGGAAGTATGCGCCAGATGGCTCCATTGTGGCATTGTCTCCTATGCCGATATCGGCCTCGATTCCGCTCACCGGAGATTATCCGGGTTGGAAGCAGAGCGGAGGCCATCCGGTTGATTCTTTCAAGAAGAAGCATAAGCTGGATTTTGCAAATGCAG GTGGTACTATGGCATACCCTGTTGGTGGAAGTTTTACTCCCCACATGATAACTGTTAACTCTGGCGAG GATATCATGATGAAGATAATATCCTTTTCCCAACAAGTATCCCGAGCCATTTGCCTTCTAGCTGCAAATGGTGCTATCTCAAATGTTACCCTCCGACAACCGAATTCTTCTGGTGGTACTTTAACTTATGAG GGTCGTTTTGAAATCCTCTCTTTGACGGGATCATTTATTCCTAGTGATAACGGAGTGACAAAAAGCAGATCAGGTGGATTGAGCGTCTCTCTGGCAGGCCCTGATGGGCGCGTATTGGGGGGAGGACTAGCTGGCATGCTTGTCGCGGCCAGCCCTGTTCAG ATTGTGATTGGCAGCTTTGTTCCTGGTGGTGGATCCCACGCCCAGCTAGAGCAAAAGCCTAAGAAACCGAAATACGAGCAAACAATATCATTTGGGGCTATCCCCGCTAACCCTATTTCTGAAGCCCCCTACAGCGGGCCAAAGGCGAGTCTGACTACATCCGTGTCCTTCCATGGCGACAACCTGTCGTCAGTGAACTCCATACATGGTTCGAAGATTGCTGACCCTGGTAATAATGTATCTTTTCCCGGTGACGAATCTAGAGAGCAGAACCATGACTTAACGTGCTGA